The Paenibacillus sp. RUD330 genome has a segment encoding these proteins:
- the hxlA gene encoding 3-hexulose-6-phosphate synthase, which produces MELQLALDLVDIPEAIKVVAEVADSIDIVEIGTPIVINEGLHAVKAMKEAFPQLRVLADLKVMDAGGYEVMKASEAGADIVTILGVSDDATIRGAVEEGRKQGRQIMVDMINVNNLEERAREVDAMGVDYICVHAGYDHQAEGKNSFEQLRTIKSVVKNARTAVAGGIKLATLPEVVAAGPDLVIVGGGITGQEDKKAAAAQMRELIAAGA; this is translated from the coding sequence ATGGAACTTCAACTTGCACTGGATCTGGTGGATATTCCGGAAGCCATAAAAGTCGTCGCCGAGGTGGCGGACTCTATCGATATTGTCGAAATTGGAACTCCGATCGTCATCAATGAAGGCCTTCACGCCGTCAAAGCGATGAAGGAAGCCTTTCCGCAGCTGCGGGTGCTTGCCGATCTGAAGGTCATGGATGCAGGCGGCTACGAGGTCATGAAGGCTTCCGAGGCGGGAGCGGACATCGTGACGATTCTCGGCGTATCCGACGATGCCACGATTCGCGGCGCCGTCGAGGAAGGGCGCAAGCAAGGCAGGCAGATCATGGTCGACATGATCAACGTGAACAATCTGGAGGAGCGGGCTCGCGAAGTGGATGCCATGGGCGTCGACTACATCTGCGTGCATGCAGGTTACGACCATCAGGCCGAGGGCAAAAACTCCTTCGAGCAGCTGCGCACGATCAAGAGCGTCGTGAAAAACGCGCGCACGGCCGTTGCCGGCGGAATCAAGCTGGCCACTCTGCCGGAGGTCGTGGCTGCCGGTCCTGACCTCGTCATCGTCGGCGGCGGCATTACGGGCCAGGAAGACAAAAAAGCGGCGGCGGCGCAAATGCGCGAGCTCATCGCTGCCGGAGCCTGA
- a CDS encoding DUF3533 domain-containing protein: MNLFKNKLAIMAPIIAFLVIFIFSLTLFPSVKVQPKNLPIAIVNEDQGVEAAGQTIHMGQTIIETVKKSSSSASGESPAVKWVEVKSAEEVREGLNNQKYYGALVIPQDFSAKQASLRTAAPASPEVEIFINQGMNTAASTMAGQILNGIVDNINTNVRTQALEGFKSQGSTLTVEQASSLVNPITKKVTNVNEIGTKSANGNAPISLFQPLWMASLVCAAILFMVVSKTRTTSRAEKFTLVLMQIVIGAVSALVVGFGLTWLAESMIGFHIPSFTDTALFLTITFFSYYLLISAVVSWLGFKGIPIFALLLFFGAPLLALAPEMMSAFYHDYIYSWLPMRFMVQGLRELFFFGKGLSWSSSVSTLVWIGLASSALLLLSALKPQRGQELQNQNG; this comes from the coding sequence ATGAACCTATTCAAAAACAAGCTGGCGATTATGGCACCGATTATCGCTTTCTTGGTCATTTTCATTTTTTCCCTCACGCTTTTCCCTTCCGTCAAGGTCCAGCCCAAAAATCTGCCCATTGCCATTGTGAATGAGGATCAAGGCGTTGAAGCAGCGGGACAAACGATCCATATGGGGCAGACCATCATTGAGACGGTTAAGAAGTCGTCGTCATCGGCTTCCGGCGAAAGTCCCGCTGTAAAATGGGTGGAAGTAAAAAGCGCCGAGGAAGTGCGCGAAGGGCTCAACAACCAGAAGTATTACGGGGCGCTCGTCATTCCTCAAGACTTCAGCGCGAAGCAGGCATCGCTGCGCACGGCCGCTCCGGCTTCGCCGGAAGTTGAAATCTTCATCAACCAAGGCATGAATACGGCCGCATCCACTATGGCTGGGCAAATCCTGAATGGAATCGTGGACAATATCAACACCAATGTCCGTACCCAAGCACTGGAAGGTTTCAAATCTCAAGGATCGACGCTGACCGTTGAACAGGCCTCCAGCTTGGTGAACCCAATCACCAAAAAAGTGACCAATGTGAACGAAATCGGTACGAAGAGCGCCAACGGCAATGCGCCAATCTCCTTATTCCAGCCGCTGTGGATGGCATCCCTTGTATGCGCGGCGATTCTCTTTATGGTTGTAAGCAAGACCAGGACAACCAGCCGGGCGGAGAAATTCACCTTGGTCCTCATGCAGATTGTCATTGGTGCGGTCAGCGCGCTTGTCGTTGGATTCGGATTGACTTGGCTCGCTGAAAGCATGATCGGATTCCACATCCCGAGTTTCACGGATACCGCGCTGTTCCTGACGATCACGTTCTTCAGCTATTACCTGTTGATATCCGCCGTTGTGTCGTGGCTCGGCTTCAAGGGCATTCCCATTTTCGCTTTGCTGCTGTTCTTCGGCGCTCCGCTGCTCGCCTTGGCTCCGGAAATGATGTCCGCGTTCTATCATGACTATATCTACTCCTGGCTGCCGATGCGATTCATGGTGCAGGGACTGCGGGAGCTGTTCTTCTTCGGCAAAGGATTAAGCTGGAGCAGCAGCGTATCGACGCTTGTTTGGATCGGCTTGGCAAGCAGCGCTCTCCTGCTGTTATCAGCCCTGAAACCACAGAGAGGCCAGGAACTTCAAAACCAGAATGGATGA
- the ahpF gene encoding alkyl hydroperoxide reductase subunit F produces the protein MVLTEDIKSQLNKYLQLMEGEVLIKVSAASDPVSKEMLELMDEIVGMTSRITVEKAELTRTPSFSVNRIGEETGVVFAGIPLGHEFTSFVLALLQVSGRAPKVEQSVIDQIKGIKGGYEFESFISLSCHNCPDVVQALNLMSILNPGISHTMIDGSAFKEEAESREVMAVPSVFLNGEFFGSGRMTIEEILSKIVEAPDASEFDNKEPFDVLVVGGGPAGASAAIYAARKGIRTGIVAERFGGQVMDTVGIENFISVKYTEGPKLAASLEEHVKEYQVDVMKLQRAKRLEKRDYIELELENGAVLKSKTVILSTGARWRNVGVPGEEKFKNKGVAYCPHCDGPLFAGKHVAVIGGGNSGIEAAIDLAGIVSHVTVLEYNSELKADAVLQDRLYSLPNVTVLKNVQTKEFTGTDKLNGVSYTERETGEVKHIELQGVFVQIGLVPNTDWLGDAVERTRMGEIVVNNHGATSLPGVFAAGDCTNSPYKQIIISMGSGANAALGAFDYLIRN, from the coding sequence ATGGTATTAACCGAAGATATCAAGTCACAATTAAACAAATACCTTCAGCTTATGGAAGGCGAAGTGCTGATCAAGGTCAGCGCGGCATCCGATCCGGTATCGAAAGAGATGCTGGAGCTCATGGATGAAATCGTCGGCATGACGTCCAGGATTACGGTGGAGAAAGCCGAATTGACCCGAACGCCGAGCTTCAGCGTCAATCGCATCGGAGAGGAGACCGGCGTCGTGTTTGCCGGCATTCCTTTGGGCCACGAATTCACTTCCTTCGTCTTGGCTTTGCTGCAGGTAAGCGGACGAGCCCCGAAAGTCGAGCAAAGCGTGATCGACCAGATCAAAGGCATCAAAGGCGGCTACGAATTCGAGTCGTTCATCAGCCTCAGCTGCCACAATTGCCCTGATGTCGTTCAGGCGCTGAACCTGATGAGCATCCTCAACCCGGGCATTTCGCATACGATGATCGACGGCTCCGCCTTCAAGGAAGAAGCGGAAAGCAGAGAGGTCATGGCTGTTCCTTCCGTATTCTTGAATGGAGAATTCTTCGGAAGCGGCCGGATGACGATCGAGGAGATCCTCTCCAAGATTGTCGAAGCTCCGGACGCATCGGAATTCGACAACAAGGAGCCGTTCGACGTGCTTGTCGTCGGCGGCGGTCCTGCCGGCGCCAGCGCCGCCATCTATGCGGCGCGCAAGGGCATCCGCACCGGCATTGTCGCGGAGCGCTTCGGCGGCCAAGTCATGGACACGGTAGGCATCGAGAACTTCATCAGCGTGAAATATACCGAGGGTCCGAAGCTCGCCGCAAGCCTTGAAGAGCATGTCAAAGAGTACCAGGTCGATGTGATGAAGCTTCAACGGGCCAAACGTCTGGAGAAGCGCGACTACATCGAGCTTGAGCTCGAAAACGGCGCTGTTCTGAAAAGCAAGACCGTCATCCTGTCGACGGGCGCCCGCTGGCGCAATGTCGGCGTGCCGGGCGAGGAAAAGTTCAAGAACAAGGGCGTAGCCTACTGTCCGCACTGTGACGGTCCTCTGTTCGCAGGCAAGCATGTAGCGGTCATCGGCGGAGGCAACTCCGGCATCGAGGCGGCGATCGACCTTGCAGGCATCGTCAGCCATGTGACGGTTCTCGAATACAATTCGGAGCTGAAGGCGGACGCCGTGCTGCAAGACCGGCTGTACAGCCTGCCCAACGTTACGGTGCTGAAGAACGTTCAGACAAAAGAGTTCACCGGAACGGACAAGCTGAACGGCGTTTCGTATACCGAACGTGAAACAGGCGAGGTCAAGCATATCGAGCTGCAGGGCGTATTCGTCCAGATCGGACTTGTACCGAACACGGATTGGCTCGGCGATGCCGTCGAGCGTACCCGCATGGGCGAGATCGTCGTCAACAACCACGGCGCTACCAGCTTGCCGGGCGTATTCGCTGCCGGCGACTGCACGAACAGCCCGTACAAGCAGATCATCATTTCGATGGGATCGGGCGCAAATGCCGCTTTGGGCGCGTTCGACTATCTGATCCGCAACTAA
- the ahpC gene encoding alkyl hydroperoxide reductase subunit C: MSLIGTVVKPFNASAFQKGKFIEVSDADFKGKWSVVCFYPADFTFVCPTELGDLQDQYETLKSLGVEVYSVSTDTHFTHKAWHDTTDTIGKIEYIMIGDPSHTISRNFDVLIEADGLADRGTFIIDPDGVIQTVEINAGGIGRDASTLINKIKAAQYVRSNPGEVCPAKWQEGGATLKPSLDLVGKI, from the coding sequence ATGTCTCTAATTGGAACTGTAGTCAAGCCGTTCAACGCATCCGCTTTTCAAAAAGGAAAGTTCATCGAGGTTTCCGATGCCGACTTCAAAGGCAAATGGAGCGTCGTATGCTTCTACCCTGCCGACTTCACGTTCGTATGCCCGACTGAGCTCGGCGATCTGCAGGATCAATACGAAACGCTGAAATCGCTTGGCGTTGAAGTCTACTCGGTATCCACGGATACTCACTTCACCCATAAAGCTTGGCATGACACGACCGACACGATCGGCAAGATTGAGTACATCATGATCGGCGATCCTTCCCATACGATCTCCCGCAACTTCGACGTATTGATCGAAGCGGACGGCCTGGCTGACCGCGGCACGTTCATCATCGATCCGGACGGCGTCATTCAGACGGTCGAAATCAACGCCGGCGGCATCGGCCGCGATGCGAGCACCCTGATCAACAAAATCAAAGCCGCTCAATATGTGCGCAGCAATCCAGGCGAAGTATGCCCGGCCAAATGGCAAGAAGGCGGCGCGACGCTCAAGCCTAGCCTTGATCTGGTCGGCAAAATCTAA
- a CDS encoding GTP-binding protein: protein MTQEMAEKIPVTVLSGYLGAGKTTVLNHVLNNREGLRVAVIVNDLSEVNIDAELVRDGAGLSRTEEKLVEMSNGCICCTLRDDLLQEVERLAREQRFDYILIESTGIGEPLPVAQTFTYVDEDQNIDLSKLTRLDCMVTVVDAYHFWQDFNTRESLKDRSQEAGGDDTRGVVHLLTDQIEFCDVLILNKCDMVGAEELDKLEKALRGLQPAAKIIRTSYGNVDPKAILNTHLFDFDKASQSAGWIQELLKEEHTPETEAYGIGSFVYTRKLPFHPERLLQQLASWPQEVIRSKGVMWIATRNHTAVSFSQAGVSRQLSPAGLWVAALSEEERYAYFGSDFPKSPDWDEQWGDRVTKLVFIGIDLDKERICGSLDRALLTEEEMQSVWRHFKDPLPSFQAESSRV, encoded by the coding sequence ATGACGCAGGAGATGGCGGAGAAAATACCGGTGACCGTGCTCAGCGGTTATCTGGGCGCAGGGAAAACGACCGTGCTGAATCATGTGCTCAACAACCGGGAGGGCCTTAGGGTCGCCGTGATCGTCAACGATTTGAGCGAGGTGAACATCGACGCGGAGCTGGTCCGGGACGGCGCAGGACTGAGCCGTACGGAAGAAAAGCTCGTGGAGATGTCCAACGGCTGCATCTGCTGCACGCTGCGCGACGATCTGCTGCAGGAGGTCGAGCGTCTTGCCAGGGAGCAGAGGTTCGATTACATCTTGATCGAATCGACGGGGATCGGGGAGCCTCTTCCGGTCGCCCAAACCTTTACGTATGTCGATGAGGACCAGAATATCGACTTGTCCAAGCTCACCCGTCTGGACTGCATGGTGACGGTCGTGGACGCCTATCATTTCTGGCAGGATTTCAATACCCGGGAATCGCTGAAGGACCGCAGCCAGGAAGCGGGCGGCGATGATACTCGGGGAGTGGTCCACCTGCTGACCGACCAGATCGAATTTTGCGATGTCCTGATTCTGAACAAATGCGATATGGTCGGCGCGGAGGAGCTCGACAAGCTGGAGAAGGCGCTGCGGGGCCTGCAGCCTGCGGCGAAAATCATTCGGACGAGTTATGGAAACGTAGATCCGAAGGCCATCCTGAACACGCATCTGTTCGACTTCGACAAAGCCAGCCAATCGGCGGGCTGGATCCAGGAGCTGTTGAAGGAGGAGCATACGCCGGAGACGGAGGCGTATGGAATCGGTTCGTTCGTCTACACCCGGAAGCTCCCCTTCCATCCGGAGCGGCTGCTTCAGCAGCTCGCCAGCTGGCCTCAGGAAGTGATCCGCTCCAAAGGCGTCATGTGGATCGCCACCCGCAACCATACCGCCGTATCCTTCAGCCAGGCCGGCGTCTCCCGGCAGCTGTCCCCTGCGGGACTGTGGGTAGCGGCGTTGTCGGAGGAAGAGCGTTATGCCTATTTCGGCAGCGACTTCCCCAAATCGCCGGATTGGGATGAGCAATGGGGAGACCGGGTAACCAAGCTCGTGTTCATCGGCATTGACCTCGACAAAGAGCGGATCTGCGGCTCCTTGGACCGGGCGCTTCTCACGGAAGAAGAAATGCAAAGCGTCTGGCGCCATTTCAAGGACCCTTTGCCGTCGTTCCAAGCCGAATCAAGCAGAGTCTAA
- the rpmG gene encoding 50S ribosomal protein L33, with product MRVTVTLACTESGDRNYTTTKNKRNNPERIELRKYCPRLKKVTLHRETR from the coding sequence ATGAGAGTCACAGTTACGCTTGCCTGCACGGAATCCGGGGACCGCAATTATACGACGACCAAAAACAAAAGGAACAACCCGGAACGGATCGAGCTCCGCAAATATTGTCCGCGTCTGAAGAAGGTCACGCTTCATCGGGAGACGCGGTAA
- a CDS encoding sensor domain-containing diguanylate cyclase, protein MFLTASVGVYAAVRASSASLSSSYLQNNAQYAKKLASNTEELLDLMHSNLVSLAAVSWRNKINQNELDTWFQTNRRYFNSVFFADANQTIQAISPTNVGIGAGTKLTSSASGQAASERTAFISDPYVGASGRLIVLISTPVFDKDGEYEGFIGGTIYLQEDNVLSRQLSEHYYGNGSYVYVVDKHGRLIFHPNPFQINEYVKGNEAIERVKSGNSGYKTIENADGESYFAGYAYEPDSGWGIISQTPRTILDEPIRTLEKSMILQALPLFILILIAALWISRQISSPLYKLARISEEAAVSSRHVPSVRTKLRGTYIYEVQQLAQSFDNYVKVLSDEAHLDGLTRLWNRKMFDLTIAEWIDEGTRFSLILLDVDHFKRINDTYGHVMGDRVLIELASKIRALAGVRDVAFRYGGEEYGVLVRTSDVHLAELLAERIREEIAATAFDPVGRLTVSVGVAHCSPEWGSAKEFIHRADTALYQSKANGRNRTTVL, encoded by the coding sequence ATGTTCCTTACCGCATCCGTCGGCGTTTATGCGGCTGTGCGCGCGAGCAGCGCCTCCCTTTCTTCGAGCTACCTGCAAAACAACGCTCAATATGCCAAGAAGCTTGCTTCCAATACCGAGGAGCTGCTCGATCTGATGCACAGCAACCTGGTGTCGCTGGCAGCGGTATCCTGGCGGAACAAGATCAATCAAAATGAGCTGGATACTTGGTTTCAAACGAACCGGCGCTACTTCAACTCCGTGTTTTTTGCCGACGCCAATCAGACGATCCAAGCCATCAGCCCGACGAATGTCGGCATCGGAGCCGGCACGAAGCTGACGTCGAGCGCCTCCGGACAGGCTGCTTCGGAGCGGACGGCGTTCATCTCCGATCCGTATGTAGGGGCATCCGGCCGTCTTATTGTGCTGATCTCGACGCCTGTATTCGACAAGGACGGAGAGTACGAGGGCTTTATCGGCGGCACCATCTATCTTCAAGAGGATAATGTGCTCAGCCGGCAGCTGAGCGAGCATTACTACGGCAACGGCTCGTACGTCTACGTCGTGGACAAGCACGGCAGATTGATCTTCCATCCGAATCCATTCCAGATCAATGAATACGTGAAAGGCAATGAAGCCATCGAACGGGTCAAGTCGGGCAACAGCGGCTACAAAACGATCGAGAATGCCGATGGCGAGAGCTATTTCGCCGGGTATGCCTATGAGCCTGACAGCGGTTGGGGAATTATATCCCAAACCCCAAGAACCATATTGGACGAGCCTATCCGGACGCTTGAAAAGTCCATGATCCTCCAGGCGCTGCCGTTGTTCATTCTTATCCTGATCGCAGCGTTGTGGATTTCCAGACAAATTTCATCTCCGCTCTATAAGCTCGCCAGAATATCGGAGGAAGCGGCTGTCTCCTCGCGGCATGTTCCTTCCGTGAGGACCAAGCTGCGCGGAACGTACATTTACGAGGTTCAGCAGCTTGCGCAAAGCTTTGACAATTATGTGAAGGTATTATCCGATGAAGCCCATCTGGACGGACTTACCCGGCTCTGGAACCGCAAAATGTTCGATCTTACGATCGCGGAATGGATCGACGAGGGGACTCGATTCTCGCTGATTCTGCTTGATGTCGATCATTTCAAGCGGATCAACGATACGTACGGACATGTCATGGGCGACCGGGTGCTCATCGAGCTGGCATCCAAGATTCGCGCGCTTGCCGGAGTTCGGGATGTTGCATTCCGATATGGCGGCGAAGAATACGGCGTGCTTGTCAGAACCTCGGATGTCCATCTGGCCGAGCTGCTGGCCGAGCGGATCCGCGAAGAGATTGCCGCGACGGCATTTGACCCTGTAGGCCGGCTGACGGTTTCCGTCGGGGTCGCCCATTGCAGCCCGGAATGGGGTTCGGCAAAGGAATTCATTCATAGGGCGGATACGGCGCTTTATCAATCCAAAGCCAACGGGAGAAACCGTACGACCGTCCTCTAG
- a CDS encoding DUF3024 domain-containing protein encodes MAAIERDELSRYRIGKLLDGYIQLKVPGSMSRDIRLAYCWEENGLTLSELRPALPESGWRSRDIAHFRLKNGKWAVCMKAKGTWSEVPMIPLHGDFEHQLEQVELDPHGLFWRE; translated from the coding sequence ATGGCGGCCATTGAACGGGATGAACTCAGCCGGTATCGGATCGGCAAGCTGCTGGACGGCTACATCCAGCTCAAAGTTCCCGGCAGCATGTCCCGCGACATCCGGCTGGCCTATTGCTGGGAGGAGAACGGCCTTACGCTCAGCGAGCTGAGGCCCGCCCTGCCAGAATCGGGATGGCGCAGCAGGGACATCGCGCATTTTCGGCTGAAGAACGGCAAATGGGCGGTATGCATGAAAGCAAAAGGAACTTGGAGCGAGGTCCCGATGATTCCTCTTCATGGCGACTTTGAGCATCAGCTCGAGCAGGTGGAGCTCGATCCGCATGGCTTGTTTTGGAGAGAATGA
- a CDS encoding TetR/AcrR family transcriptional regulator → MILIPAHLFQEFQLPHSPKQTEKQKRIADAAIRLFAEKGYSNTSTAEIAKTANVSEASIFKHYGTKDKFLLSLIIPYFKEIFPSTADETLNRMVSSSDSFEDFLFSMLKNRSQFIAENKEIFLVLIKELVYKEELKNEFVSYFSSCVTPRLIKAIELFKERDELVPVPAEQIVRMLFTFVGGFLISRYALLNVEFIPDDELKDAVRFVMDGIRQN, encoded by the coding sequence ATGATATTGATTCCGGCCCATTTGTTTCAGGAATTTCAATTGCCGCATTCCCCAAAACAAACCGAGAAACAGAAGCGGATTGCTGATGCCGCAATCAGACTGTTCGCCGAGAAAGGCTACTCCAACACATCGACAGCCGAAATCGCCAAAACGGCGAACGTATCCGAAGCGAGCATCTTCAAGCACTACGGAACAAAAGATAAGTTTTTGTTGTCCCTGATCATTCCCTACTTCAAAGAGATCTTCCCTTCTACAGCCGACGAGACGCTGAATAGAATGGTCAGCAGTTCGGACAGCTTTGAGGATTTCTTATTCTCCATGCTCAAGAATCGTTCGCAGTTCATTGCGGAGAATAAGGAGATCTTCCTGGTTCTCATAAAAGAACTCGTCTACAAAGAGGAACTCAAGAATGAATTCGTTTCTTATTTCTCGAGCTGCGTCACGCCACGCCTCATAAAAGCGATCGAGCTCTTCAAGGAACGCGATGAACTCGTTCCTGTCCCTGCGGAGCAAATCGTGAGGATGCTCTTCACTTTCGTCGGCGGATTTTTGATATCGCGCTATGCGCTGCTGAATGTGGAGTTCATTCCTGATGATGAGCTTAAAGATGCCGTCCGTTTCGTAATGGACGGGATCAGACAAAATTAG
- a CDS encoding ATP-binding protein — MSKTAAASRLPRSKGTDIATYYSSKDCARKVRRIVLQAENNRIVEEFIRILDMKEKFEEHDVPIPNKIVMFGPPGTGKTLTAFYMAQRLNMPLLLVRLDSVIHSHLGETATNLRKIFDHARSSPCVLFLDEFDAIARTRENNDEVKEMTRVVNTLLQCLDEFDGSSVFMAATNLEKDLDHAIWRRFDTKMRYDNPNRASREAYLTQLMGMFAGGEELLEPATRLLEGCSFADMEQIVLKAKRKAIIEEASISLPMLEDSYAEYKPRLLERQEDGEERSLRGGGWK, encoded by the coding sequence ATGAGCAAGACAGCAGCGGCGAGCAGGCTTCCCCGTTCCAAGGGGACAGACATCGCTACCTATTATTCATCGAAGGATTGCGCCCGCAAAGTGAGGCGCATCGTGCTACAGGCCGAAAACAACCGCATTGTGGAGGAATTCATCCGGATCCTGGACATGAAGGAGAAATTCGAGGAGCATGACGTGCCTATTCCGAACAAGATCGTCATGTTCGGCCCGCCGGGAACGGGCAAGACGCTGACCGCCTTCTACATGGCGCAAAGGCTGAACATGCCTCTGCTTCTGGTCCGGCTGGATTCCGTCATCCACAGCCATCTGGGCGAGACGGCGACGAATCTCCGGAAGATATTCGATCATGCGCGATCCAGCCCATGCGTGCTGTTTCTCGATGAGTTCGATGCCATAGCCCGGACCCGCGAAAACAATGATGAAGTGAAAGAGATGACCCGTGTCGTCAACACCCTCCTCCAGTGCCTGGACGAGTTCGACGGAAGCAGCGTTTTCATGGCGGCCACCAATCTGGAGAAGGATCTGGACCATGCCATCTGGCGCCGTTTCGATACGAAGATGAGGTACGACAACCCGAACCGAGCTTCGCGGGAGGCGTATTTGACCCAATTGATGGGCATGTTCGCCGGCGGCGAAGAGCTGCTGGAGCCGGCCACTCGGCTGCTGGAAGGCTGCAGCTTTGCCGATATGGAGCAAATCGTGCTCAAAGCCAAGCGGAAGGCGATCATTGAGGAGGCGTCGATCTCCCTGCCGATGCTTGAGGATTCCTATGCCGAGTATAAGCCGAGGCTGCTTGAGCGGCAGGAAGACGGCGAGGAGCGCTCGCTTCGCGGGGGCGGATGGAAATGA
- the rpsN gene encoding 30S ribosomal protein S14 yields MAKKSKVAKELKRQALVAKYAELRKKLKEEGNYEALAKLPRDSSPTRLHNRCAMTGRPHAYLRKFKVSRIAFRELAYKGHIPGVKKASW; encoded by the coding sequence ATGGCAAAGAAATCCAAGGTCGCAAAAGAGCTCAAGCGGCAGGCTTTGGTCGCAAAATATGCCGAGCTTCGGAAAAAGCTGAAGGAAGAGGGCAATTACGAAGCTTTGGCGAAGCTGCCGCGCGACTCTTCGCCGACCCGGCTGCATAACCGCTGCGCCATGACCGGCAGGCCGCATGCCTACCTCAGGAAGTTCAAGGTATCCCGAATCGCCTTCAGGGAGCTGGCTTACAAGGGGCATATCCCAGGCGTCAAAAAGGCCAGCTGGTAA